A genomic region of Persephonella marina EX-H1 contains the following coding sequences:
- a CDS encoding cytochrome c3 family protein translates to MRNYFICLFALLLLFNSVKAQIANTKHNLSASGPGTIKAFSENEICVFCHIPHDEREGTPLWNRKMPTSVYTLYDSEFIQRINYPAPSQPSEIEGQPGIVSRQCLSCHDGTVAIGDIFILRGTELGNTIIKMQGVNPDGTMPQTAVGYIGTDLSVHHPVAIEYNPNIQKNFDVGSKSVELNPVPDPPIKLYTYGGKNYVECTSCHDPHKENKKFLRVDVGNLAQDFKQTCISCHNKPGWNGSAHDTQTLTYTDPDVIKKYGEGSPVSVADLGCGNCHTPHKAQGKPLLRKIEERTCFSGVASSSNLAPCHGSGGAKDIESLLPPNRQYGHPVMEILFENVHTPLDLLYGYGSTEIDPANSKSVKFSDSKHAECMDCHNPHAVKPGTHTPPNQWYPSTVTETNNQVSNVLSGVYGVEPIWGGLWTQPSGFKTLANAQKEYQICMKCHSKWGLGNSPNFDCTTAWTSDQSGIVLTDQSCEFSPENKSAHPVVMPLNQMTGNYAPKSLDPTQLKPPWNSNVGNQTMYCSDCHGNDDETLNPKGPHGSHAMYMLKGPNKNWPADQNGRLYKVGDIFGTSSDGGTTQGLFCVNCHNLENAEVHQFKGGGRMGGGGMGGGGGMSKFVDFPCIYCHIAVPHGSPVSRLIGYSNFPQPYNYNGNSLKLTGFVKNNILRKSDARSDSWTCRCHRMGGGMGGGGGNYDFNPYP, encoded by the coding sequence ATGAGAAATTATTTTATTTGTCTTTTTGCATTACTACTGCTTTTTAATAGTGTAAAAGCTCAGATAGCAAATACAAAGCATAACCTGTCTGCTTCAGGACCTGGAACTATTAAAGCGTTCAGTGAAAATGAGATCTGTGTATTCTGTCATATTCCCCATGATGAAAGGGAAGGAACACCTCTGTGGAATAGAAAGATGCCAACATCGGTTTACACTCTTTATGATAGCGAGTTTATACAGAGAATTAATTACCCTGCACCATCTCAACCTTCTGAGATTGAAGGTCAACCTGGAATAGTTTCAAGGCAGTGTTTGAGCTGTCATGACGGAACGGTTGCTATTGGCGATATATTCATTCTCAGAGGAACAGAGTTGGGAAATACGATTATCAAAATGCAGGGTGTCAATCCTGATGGTACTATGCCGCAGACAGCAGTAGGTTATATAGGAACAGATTTATCTGTACACCATCCAGTTGCGATTGAGTATAATCCTAATATTCAGAAAAATTTTGATGTAGGTTCAAAATCTGTAGAGCTCAATCCGGTTCCTGATCCACCTATAAAGCTTTACACGTATGGAGGTAAAAATTATGTGGAATGTACATCATGTCATGATCCTCACAAGGAAAACAAAAAGTTCTTAAGGGTTGATGTTGGAAATTTAGCTCAGGATTTCAAACAGACATGTATATCCTGTCACAATAAGCCTGGATGGAACGGAAGTGCACACGATACACAGACATTAACATATACTGATCCGGATGTAATAAAAAAATATGGAGAGGGATCCCCAGTTTCTGTAGCTGATTTAGGATGTGGTAACTGTCATACTCCACATAAAGCCCAGGGAAAGCCTCTTTTAAGAAAGATTGAGGAAAGAACATGTTTCTCAGGAGTTGCCTCATCATCAAATCTGGCTCCATGCCATGGATCAGGAGGAGCAAAGGATATAGAAAGTCTGCTGCCACCAAATAGACAGTATGGACATCCTGTTATGGAGATTCTATTTGAGAATGTACATACTCCGCTTGATCTTCTTTACGGTTATGGATCTACGGAGATAGATCCGGCTAATAGCAAGTCTGTTAAGTTTTCCGATTCAAAACATGCAGAATGTATGGACTGTCACAATCCTCACGCTGTCAAACCTGGAACACATACCCCACCAAATCAGTGGTATCCTTCAACAGTAACGGAAACAAACAATCAGGTCTCAAATGTTCTTTCTGGTGTTTATGGTGTTGAGCCTATATGGGGAGGTTTATGGACACAGCCTTCAGGTTTCAAAACCTTAGCAAATGCCCAGAAAGAATACCAGATATGTATGAAATGCCACTCAAAATGGGGACTTGGGAATTCTCCTAATTTTGACTGTACAACAGCATGGACATCAGATCAATCTGGCATAGTTCTTACAGATCAATCCTGTGAGTTCAGTCCTGAAAATAAGTCTGCACATCCTGTTGTTATGCCTTTAAATCAGATGACCGGAAATTATGCTCCGAAATCTCTTGATCCTACACAGCTGAAACCACCATGGAACAGTAATGTGGGGAATCAGACAATGTACTGTTCAGACTGTCACGGTAATGATGATGAAACTTTAAATCCGAAAGGGCCCCATGGATCCCATGCTATGTATATGTTGAAAGGACCGAATAAAAACTGGCCGGCGGACCAGAACGGTAGACTTTATAAGGTGGGTGATATATTTGGAACAAGCTCTGACGGTGGAACAACACAGGGACTTTTCTGTGTAAACTGTCATAATCTGGAGAATGCAGAGGTACATCAGTTTAAAGGAGGAGGCAGAATGGGTGGAGGTGGTATGGGTGGAGGTGGTGGGATGTCAAAATTTGTAGATTTCCCCTGTATTTACTGTCATATAGCTGTTCCTCACGGATCTCCTGTATCAAGGTTGATAGGTTACAGTAACTTCCCTCAGCCATACAACTACAATGGAAACAGCCTAAAACTCACAGGATTTGTGAAAAATAATATACTTAGAAAAAGTGATGCAAGATCTGACTCATGGACCTGTAGATGTCACCGGATGGGTGGCGGTATGGGAGGAGGAGGAGGAAATTATGATTTCAATCCTTATCCTTAA
- the ligA gene encoding NAD-dependent DNA ligase LigA, with protein MYTKERERELIQRTKELLKIKKEHIKTKEDAEAIIEDLRDVIRYHDWRYYVLANPVISDYEYDQLFHLLKDIESRFPELITPDSPTQRVPSELTKEFPQVKHLAPMLSLDNSYNEEDLREFDRRVREAVGIDIIEYAVEPKFDGAGISLVYEKDMFVRGATRGDGVVGEDITPNIRVIKTVPLSAEFSVYGIDRIEIRGEVLINKEKFKEINHQRLEEGLPPLANPRNAAAGSLRLQDPKEVAKRGLEAFVYQITYAVDKDGNNLLGNKLRYHYDSIKILYELGFKSPYKEIKVCRGIDEVIDYCREWERKRDDYPYEIDGMVIKVNDISLYDRLGVTSHHPRWAIAFKFRARQATTKIIKVVFQVGRTGAVTPVAKLEPVEIGGVTVSSVSLINEDFIKEKDIRVGDLVLIERAGDVIPYVVKVVTEARTGKEKPIQFPKECPSCGSPLVKPAGEAVWRCININCPAQVVERIIYFASKDAMDIRGLGEANIRKFYQLGFLRSIPDIYRLPYDKIIQLEGFGQKSVENLKKAIEESKNRPINRLITGLGIRFVGKVTARTLAENINCVEDLKDWSVEDLERLPDVGYVVAHSIYDFFHNPDNIKMIQELKRLGVQTCKEKEEVVENIFEGKTFVFTGTLSCCSREIAQEIVERLGGHASSSVSRKTSYVVVGENPGSKYRKALSLGVQILDEKQFIEMIKDHIPDDLKDKVHL; from the coding sequence ATGTACACCAAGGAAAGGGAAAGGGAGCTTATACAGAGAACAAAAGAGCTTTTAAAGATAAAAAAAGAACATATAAAAACAAAGGAAGATGCAGAGGCTATAATAGAGGATCTTAGAGATGTTATAAGATACCACGACTGGAGATACTATGTACTTGCAAACCCTGTAATATCAGATTACGAGTATGATCAACTCTTTCATCTCCTGAAGGATATAGAAAGCAGATTTCCTGAGCTTATAACACCTGATTCACCAACTCAGAGAGTTCCTTCTGAGCTTACAAAGGAGTTTCCTCAGGTAAAACATCTTGCCCCTATGTTATCACTTGACAACTCCTATAACGAGGAGGATCTGAGGGAGTTTGACAGGAGAGTGAGAGAGGCTGTAGGAATTGATATTATTGAGTATGCTGTTGAGCCAAAATTTGATGGTGCAGGTATATCCCTTGTTTATGAAAAAGATATGTTTGTGAGAGGTGCAACAAGGGGAGATGGTGTTGTTGGAGAGGATATAACGCCAAATATAAGGGTTATAAAAACAGTTCCATTATCAGCTGAATTTTCAGTTTATGGTATTGATAGGATAGAGATAAGAGGAGAGGTTCTTATAAATAAGGAAAAGTTCAAGGAGATAAACCACCAGAGACTTGAGGAAGGTCTTCCTCCACTTGCAAACCCAAGGAATGCTGCAGCAGGTTCTTTGAGACTTCAGGATCCTAAGGAGGTTGCAAAGAGAGGTCTTGAGGCTTTTGTTTACCAGATAACATACGCTGTTGATAAAGATGGGAATAATCTTCTTGGAAATAAACTGAGATACCATTACGACTCTATAAAAATACTTTACGAGCTTGGGTTTAAATCTCCCTATAAAGAGATAAAGGTATGCAGAGGTATTGATGAGGTTATTGATTACTGCAGGGAGTGGGAGAGAAAAAGGGATGATTATCCATATGAGATAGATGGTATGGTAATAAAGGTCAACGATATATCTCTGTACGACAGATTAGGGGTGACATCACACCATCCTAGATGGGCTATAGCATTCAAGTTCAGGGCTAGACAGGCAACAACAAAAATAATAAAGGTTGTTTTTCAGGTTGGGAGAACAGGTGCTGTAACACCTGTTGCAAAACTTGAACCTGTTGAGATAGGAGGTGTTACAGTTTCATCCGTGTCCCTGATAAACGAGGATTTTATCAAAGAGAAAGATATAAGGGTTGGAGATCTTGTTCTTATAGAGAGGGCAGGTGATGTTATCCCTTATGTTGTTAAGGTTGTAACAGAGGCTAGAACAGGAAAGGAAAAACCTATACAGTTTCCAAAGGAATGTCCATCCTGCGGTTCACCGCTTGTTAAACCTGCAGGAGAGGCTGTATGGAGATGTATAAATATAAACTGTCCGGCACAGGTTGTTGAAAGGATAATATACTTCGCATCTAAGGATGCAATGGATATAAGAGGCCTTGGAGAGGCAAATATAAGGAAGTTCTATCAGCTTGGATTTTTAAGATCAATACCTGATATTTACAGACTGCCTTATGACAAGATCATTCAGCTTGAAGGTTTTGGACAGAAATCTGTAGAAAACCTGAAAAAGGCGATAGAGGAGTCAAAAAACAGACCTATAAACAGGCTTATCACAGGACTTGGTATAAGATTTGTTGGAAAGGTTACAGCAAGAACACTTGCAGAGAATATAAACTGTGTAGAGGATCTTAAAGACTGGTCTGTTGAAGATCTTGAGAGATTACCTGATGTGGGATACGTAGTTGCGCACAGTATATACGACTTCTTCCATAATCCTGACAACATAAAGATGATACAGGAACTTAAAAGGTTAGGCGTACAGACATGTAAGGAAAAAGAGGAGGTCGTGGAAAATATATTTGAAGGGAAAACATTTGTGTTTACAGGAACTCTATCGTGCTGTTCAAGGGAGATAGCTCAGGAGATAGTTGAGAGACTTGGAGGTCATGCATCAAGTTCTGTAAGCAGAAAGACAAGCTATGTTGTTGTTGGTGAGAATCCCGGCTCAAAATACCGCAAAGCATTAAGCCTTGGCGTTCAGATCCTTGATGAAAAACAGTTTATAGAGATGATAAAAGATCATATACCTGATGACCTGAAAGATAAAGTACATCTATGA